A window from Buchnera aphidicola (Mindarus abietinus) encodes these proteins:
- the pgi gene encoding glucose-6-phosphate isomerase: MKNINPLETKSWKKLEEHLKNIKKIHIKELFFADPNRFKNFSAIFNNKIIVDFSKNLVTKNTIKLLLNLAKETFLKDAIKEMFIGKIINSTENRAVLHTALRNFSNKPIYVNQKNIMLDINKNLKKMKIFSEKIISGEWKGYTGKSIADVVNIGIGGSHLGPEMVTEALKPYKNKLNIHFLSNIDGTHVTEIFKKINLEKTLFIISSKTFLTQETMTNANTIKQWFTVYTKKEIDFQKHFIAISMNIQLAINFGIHENNIFPVWDWVGGRYSLWSSVGLPIMLSIGYKNFVNLLKGAYDMDQHFLKTKFNKNIPLLLALIGIWYNNFFHAETEAILPYDQYMHKFSLYFQQGNMESNGKSVDRNGFSVKWKTGPIVWGESGTNGQHSFYQLIHQGTRFIPCDFIIPAISHNSINDHHIKLVSHFLGQTYALAFGNSNDFIKKENSKNDSFHMFKTCIGNRPTNSILIKKITPSTLGSLIALYEHKIFVQGVILNIFSFDQWGVELGKESSKKILKQLKKIKIKNSLDSSTLGLIKFFNLFKRRDK, from the coding sequence ATGAAAAATATTAATCCACTTGAAACTAAATCTTGGAAAAAATTAGAAGAACATTTAAAAAATATAAAAAAAATTCATATTAAAGAGTTGTTTTTTGCTGATCCTAATCGATTTAAAAATTTTTCTGCTATATTTAATAATAAAATAATTGTTGATTTTTCAAAAAATTTAGTTACAAAAAATACAATAAAATTATTGCTAAATTTAGCAAAAGAAACTTTTTTAAAAGATGCGATTAAGGAAATGTTTATAGGAAAGATAATAAATTCAACAGAAAATAGAGCAGTTTTGCATACCGCCTTAAGAAATTTTTCTAATAAACCTATTTATGTTAATCAAAAAAATATTATGTTAGATATAAATAAAAATTTAAAAAAAATGAAAATATTTTCAGAAAAAATTATTTCTGGAGAATGGAAAGGCTATACCGGAAAATCCATTGCTGATGTTGTAAATATTGGTATAGGAGGATCTCATTTAGGCCCGGAAATGGTTACAGAAGCATTAAAACCTTATAAAAACAAATTGAATATTCATTTTTTATCTAATATAGACGGAACACATGTTACTGAAATTTTTAAAAAGATTAATTTAGAGAAAACTTTATTTATAATCTCTTCTAAAACTTTTCTTACTCAAGAAACTATGACTAATGCAAATACTATTAAACAATGGTTTACAGTTTATACAAAAAAAGAAATAGATTTTCAAAAACATTTTATTGCAATTTCTATGAATATTCAATTAGCAATTAATTTTGGAATTCATGAAAATAATATATTTCCAGTTTGGGATTGGGTTGGAGGAAGATATTCATTATGGTCTTCGGTAGGTTTACCTATAATGTTATCTATAGGATATAAAAATTTTGTTAATTTATTAAAAGGAGCTTATGACATGGATCAACATTTTTTAAAAACAAAATTTAATAAAAATATTCCATTATTATTAGCACTTATAGGAATTTGGTATAATAATTTTTTTCATGCAGAAACAGAAGCTATTCTCCCTTATGATCAGTATATGCATAAATTTTCATTATATTTTCAACAAGGAAACATGGAGTCTAATGGGAAATCTGTAGATAGAAATGGTTTTTCTGTAAAATGGAAAACAGGACCTATTGTTTGGGGTGAATCAGGAACGAACGGTCAGCATTCCTTTTATCAATTAATACATCAAGGAACTAGATTTATTCCTTGTGATTTTATTATTCCTGCAATAAGTCATAATTCTATTAATGATCATCATATAAAATTAGTATCTCATTTTTTAGGTCAAACATATGCTTTGGCTTTTGGAAATAGTAATGATTTTATAAAAAAAGAGAATAGTAAAAATGACTCTTTTCATATGTTTAAAACTTGTATAGGAAATAGACCGACAAATTCTATTTTAATAAAAAAAATTACTCCTTCTACATTAGGAAGTTTAATTGCTTTATATGAACATAAGATATTTGTTCAAGGAGTTATATTAAATATTTTTAGTTTTGATCAGTGGGGAGTAGAATTAGGAAAAGAGTCTTCAAAAAAAATATTAAAACAATTAAAAAAAATAAAAATAAAAAATTCTCTTGATTCTTCAACATTAGGATTAATAAAATTTTTTAATCTTTTTAAAAGAAGAGATAAATAA
- the orn gene encoding oligoribonuclease, with translation MKINKTHLIWIDLEMTGLNPKKNKIIEIATLVTDKNLKILSEGPVIPIYQPQKEISLMNSWNKNVHTNNGLIKRVQKSCFNEKKAEKETIKFLKKWVPKNTSPICGNSIGQDRRFLYEYMPKLEKFFHYRCIDVSTIRELVARWKPSILIKKIKMEKQHIALQDIYLSINELFYYRKKFIRI, from the coding sequence ATGAAAATAAATAAAACTCATTTAATTTGGATTGATTTAGAAATGACCGGTCTAAATCCAAAAAAAAATAAAATTATAGAAATTGCAACTTTAGTAACTGATAAAAACTTAAAGATTTTATCAGAAGGTCCTGTGATACCGATTTATCAACCTCAAAAAGAAATATCTTTAATGAATAGTTGGAACAAAAATGTTCATACTAATAATGGTTTAATTAAGCGTGTTCAAAAAAGTTGTTTTAATGAAAAAAAAGCAGAAAAAGAAACGATAAAGTTCTTAAAAAAATGGGTTCCTAAAAATACTTCCCCAATTTGTGGAAACAGTATTGGACAAGATAGAAGATTTTTATATGAATATATGCCAAAATTAGAAAAATTTTTTCATTATAGATGTATAGATGTTAGTACAATTAGAGAATTAGTTGCTCGATGGAAACCTTCTATACTTATAAAAAAAATAAAAATGGAAAAACAACATATAGCCTTACAAGATATTTATTTATCAATAAATGAACTTTTTTATTATCGGAAAAAATTTATTCGAATTTAA
- the rpmE gene encoding 50S ribosomal protein L31, protein MKKKIHPNYHQIQAVCSCNKIHIFFSTIKNNIQLDICSECHPFYTGKQRTINTGGRIEKFKKRFNYSGN, encoded by the coding sequence ATGAAAAAGAAAATTCATCCTAACTATCATCAAATACAAGCTGTATGTTCTTGTAATAAAATTCATATTTTTTTTTCAACAATAAAAAATAATATTCAATTGGATATATGTTCAGAATGTCATCCGTTTTATACAGGAAAACAAAGAACAATTAATACTGGCGGTCGAATTGAAAAATTTAAAAAAAGATTTAATTATTCAGGAAATTAA